A segment of the Malaclemys terrapin pileata isolate rMalTer1 chromosome 1, rMalTer1.hap1, whole genome shotgun sequence genome:
GGCTACATTAATTTACAAACCGAAAGGTCATTTTATCAGTCATCTAAATCATTTGATTAGATGGAAGCAAAACAGTCACCTGGGACATATAAGTGAGATGGGAATTTAATTTGCACATTGGTGCAATTCTAGCAAAATTGTGGTCTAAATCTTCTTAGGAGAGGCTGGGTAAGAGGTGGGACTGAATGAAAACAGAGTGTGGCTTATGCATATAGGGGAGCTGCTCTCATTTAGCAGTGATGAAAGCAGTTGTAACACAAGGATCACAGCCTAGGTTGCTGTAAACTGACATAACtcaaatgacttcaatggagctacaatgatttacaccagttgaagatctgacCCACAAGTGTCTAATTAGTGCTTAATTcacccttttttgggggggagaatgGACTATCAGGCTAACTGCATGcacaaatgcttttgaaaatatgactCTACATCTATCACTCCCTATACAACTTGTTTAATTAAAGTTTGCAGTATGTGTATATGGTCTACCATGGATCTGCACAAAATGCTCTGCATGACCAAAACGTGGCACATATCAATTTTCTAAAAGACACGATCACTTGGGGGGAAATGCTGTTTACCATTTTTATTAGGGctttcaagcaattaaaaaattaatcacaattaatcacacaattaattgtGCTATTAAACAGTATtagaataccatttctttaaatattttggatgtttattacattttcaaatatattgacttcaattacaacactagaatacaaaatgtacagtgctcactttatatttatttttgattacaaacatttgcactgtaaaaaacaaaacaaaagaaatggtattttttcaattcacctcatacaactactgtagtgcaatctctttatcgtgaaagttgaacttacaaatatagaattatgtacaaaaaaaacctgcattcaaaaataaaagagtgtaaaactttagagcctacaaatccctcagtcctacttcttgttcagccaatcgctcagacaaacatgtttgtttacatttgtgggagataatgctgcccgcttcttgtttatgtcacctgaaagtgagaacaggcattggcaTGGCAATGTTGTAgttggcgttgcaagatatttatgtgtcagatgtgctaaagattcatatgtcccttcatgcttttgACCataattccagaggacatgcgtccatgacTGAGTACATCTGTAgatgctaaagttttacattgttttgtttttgagtgcagttatgtaacccccaaaaatctacatttgtaagttgcagtttcacgataaagagattgcactacgtacttgtatgaggtgaattgaaaaatactatttcttttatcatttttgcagtgcagatatttgtaataaaaataatattataaagtgagcactgtatgttttgtattctgtgttgtaattgaaatcaatatatttgaaaatgtagaaaaacatccaaagatatttaataaatttcaattggtattctattgtttaacagtgcgattaaaactgcgattaatcacaattaattttttaaattgtgattaatttttttatttaatcgcGTGAATtcactgcaattaattgacaaccctaattTTTATGCTGCAGTTTTGTGCACCAGGTGAAATAGCTTAGCACTTCTCACTCCTGTGTAGTGTAGACTATCATTCAAAACAAATGGCTATTTTCCTCTTTTGCAGCAAAGAAGATGATGCTAACAGAGAACATCTCTGATCATCTATTTCATAGTACTTCACAGGCCAACTAAGAACACATGTTTCCAGAGTGAATCAAAgtttgaaaggaaaaaatgtttactttttgCTGGATTTTACTACTACTGTTTATCAAAGGAGCAGAGGTTAGAGAGTTTAATCTGACAGGTAAGAGATTGTTTCATGTCTTactggaaatgtttaaaaaaatatttgtattggcTGGTTAATATCAATATACATCCTATCATCATTTTATGAGTTTTCACTGATTCTGTGTAAGATTTTTTATGAATTATAATTTGTATGCATTTTTTTTGTTAAGCACCAATgatgtgcttggcactgtataaAATACAAAATCCGTAGTCCCAGAGTTAGCACTGAAAGGAGATGGACATTTTCAatataatggaaaaataaaaactggAATTTTGAGAGCATAATGGAACAAATTCATTGCTGCTGTAACGCCACTGAATAATATATCAGGAATAGACGGCTTTCTCTCCATAGATTTTCCCTCTTTCTTAATCTCATCACCAAAACTCCTTTCATTACTTTGTTTTGTCCTGCCCTATATTTTATTGGTCCTCATGGTGCTATGTATTAGTGGAATTTCACAGAGCTCTAATTAATTTCAGTTGGGAAAGTTGCAAGGTGCCTGCTGTGAGTCCTTTGACATCTTCATCCAAGCTAAAACATTGCTTCATACAAAAATAGAGCACTACAATTGGAGCTTTTTGGgacttttctgtcaaaaaatcaTCCTGACGGAAAATGCCCTTTGCATAAAATCAAAAATTTCCATGGGAAAATGTCTGCTTGGAAGACTctttcaatttcactttctgccaGCAGGGAGAAAATGAAATTGAGAAGAGCTTGGAATTTTtgtcctgtgaaaaatttcaaggtTTTCACTTTTTGTCAGGAATCATGACTAATTTTTTCTGAAAACTTGAAAatttcccctctggctggaaatTCTGTTCTCCAACCAGCTGTAACTGCAATAGCCCATTACCCAGAGTGATTCAATACCAGAATTAGCtgaaaaagaatataaaataatcaATAAATTGTGTGGCGATAATGTGTCCCTCTGATATGGTAGAACAAAGAGACAAAGGAAAATGTGTGCCTGTGGATTGTTGAGAACAGTTGGATATAGAAGGCTGCCATTGACACATGCAGTCTAAAGACAATGGCAAGGTATCAAATAAGTATACAGATAACATAATGATAATACTTTGCATGTATTCAGCACTTCTCACAATAGGATATGAAGATGTTTCAAAGCACTGTTTTATTAGCATTGCTGCGACATAGGTGAATATTATTATATCCATTTTGCAAATGAGAAAACTGAGATatagagagacaaacaacttgcccaagatcatatagTTAACTCAGTAGTAGAGTTTGGATGAAACTCTTTTTCTTTAAGCTAACACTCCACCCACATCTCCTGGATGCCTCCTATGTGGAGTGAAATTTAGTTAATGTAAATTAACTCTTATATTAAACCCATAAAAATAAGGATGCTTGGAGATAAGTCTATAGtttaatcatagattcatagattctaggactggaaaggacctcgagaggtcatcgagtccagtcccctgcccacatggcaggaccaaatactgtctagaccatccctgatagacatttatctaacctactcttaaatatctccagcgatggagattccacaacctccctaggcaatttattcatgACAATCTGTCTACAGCAGAGGATAGCAGCACCCCGTCGAAGACCTGGACTTTGGAATACTTTGTATTTATTACTGTACATAGGCAAAATCAAAACAGCTGCAACATATTAGTTTGTGTTTAAAGACATGTAgccggatcctcagctagtgtaatcAGCATTGtcatcagtggagctatgccaatttacacaaaCTGAAAGTTTTTGGTCCTCAGAGCCCAATCCAActgctattaaaatcaatggaaagtctATTTGTATCAGTGGGAGCTGAATCAGACCTATAAATCCCAAACACTCGTTAATTTTATATAGTTATTAGTGTTattgggctaaattttcaaaagtgactagtatagttgtagctgtgctggtccctggatattagagagacaaggcgggtgaggtaatatcttttattggaccagcttttgtTGGCAGAAGATACAATCTTTtgagatacacagagctcttctttgtgtCTGGGTggttctcagagcccaggttcctgCCTGATCAGGGAcatctacactgatatttttagccatGTAGCaaaccccatgagcccaagtcaacaGACCAAGCTCGGAGACTCATTGCtatgggttggtttttttttcagtgtagacataagcTAAGAGACAATGTCTGAACTATTAGCTGGGACGATGCTACTTCCAGGCTCCATCCAAAATTATAAGACTTGTTCTGCAAAGACTAGAAACCAAAAGATCTTAAGGACATTAAACAGTTAAAAAGTCACTCTCTAGAGAGGGGGAAGGCAGTTGCCAAGAGGAAGACACAGAGACCGATTCTGCTGGAGAAACTGAAGAAGCAAAATCTTCCTGCTCCACTCCCACATGGGACTTAAAGTAAGGTAGACATGTGTAACCTTGATATATTGGGTGCCCAGGAAGAGGATGAGGCAAAGGTAAGACAGGGTAAGGTAAGAAGTGGTGCAGGGAGACAGCAAGGGGTCTGTATAGTCAGGCCTTGACTGCTTGTTTAAGGGTCCCTGGAAAGGGAGAAGCTGGGTTCCCCTATCAGTCCACTGAGGAAGATGGAGCAGAAATGCCCCTGAGACGGGTAAGGTAAGGACTACTGAAACTCCCTGATACCAGGGGCAAGGACTGGTGGGTTCAGAGTTGGTCTGAGGATCCAACGTGAAACTGAAGGACTATCAGTTGTTGGACTACTGGTTTTACTCCAGAAGGGGTGGACCTATATGTGACCAGCCAGAATGCTGAGTTGCAAGAAAAAGCAAACCACTGCACGActtgttagtctatatccgcaaaaagaacaggagtacttgtggcaccttagagactaacaaatttattagagcataagctttcgtggactacagcccacttcttcggatgcatatagagtggaataaatattgaggagatatatatacacacatacagagagcatgaacaggtgggcgttgtcctaccaactctgagaggccaattaagtaagagaaaaaaaacttttgaagtgataatcaaaatagcccagtacagacagtttgacaagaagtgtgagaatacttacaagggaagatagattcaatgtttgtaatggctcagccattcccagtccttattcaatcctgagttgattgtatctagtttgcatatcaattccagctcagcagtctctcgttggagtctgtttttgaagtttttctgtactgaccgctacacttacctacatgcctccagcttccatccaggacacaccacacgatccattgtctacagccaagctctaagatatctcctcaatatttattccactctatatgcatccgaagaagtgggctgtagtccacaaaagcttatgctctaataaatttgttagtctctaaggtgccacaagtactcctgttcttctcactGCATGACTGGCATAGCTGTCACAGGAGGTGCTAAAGGAGGAGAGCCTGCTATACCACACTTAACCAgcggagtggggggtggggggagggggtgcatcTGCCGGCGAGTCACATGCTTACAGGCCCTTTAAGGAACCTCCTAAAATATACCCCAAATCACCAATCATgttaaaaatcttggccattcccccccccaaatataatGAAATCTCTGCTATATTCATGTCAGATTGCACTGATATGTTTGTTGCCTGTCTTTCAGAGTGTCTTTATAAAGGACCTGAAAGGATTTATCATGCAATTACTGATGAGGAGTTTATCTTGGAATGTGTTTTGCCATCCCAACACCATACCCACATGTACAACAACTCATTTCTCTATAAAAGTAAAGTGCTGTGGTTCTGGCAACAAAAAGATGGAGAACCAGTGAAGATTATCAGCAATGAAAGCACTAACCCCACTCAGGAAGGGAATGCACTTTGGTTTAGACCGATAGGGATTAATGCTTCTGGAGTATATATCTGTATGATAAGGTATGTCAGTGTGTCAAAAAGCCTTCCATGATGTACACTTTCACTGATAGCTGAAATTCATAGAATCATGCAAATAAAGGGCTGGAAGGTCAAGAGATCATCTACACTCTGCACTAAGACATGATTAAGTATAccgagactatccctgacagaagtttgtctaacctgccttaaaaacctccatgcCACTAAACTCTTCCTTTGGTCTGATATGTCTGATTGTTTTCACTTGACCttggtttcttttctttgctgTACAGGGAAGAAATCCCATGTCTCTCAAACATCATAAAGGTTCAAGCGAAGAACAATGCAAATTGTTCGGATAATGGCAGAAATGAGCTGTCTCTTCTCATTCAAACGGGACATTCAATTTCTTGTCCTGGGATACACTGTTACAATCATTTACGAAGGTCACCAGTGACATGGTACAAGGTAACAGTCACTCTGTTCCAATTCTGTGCGAAATAAAATCAATGCTGTTACAATTTTAGGCTAAATTCTGCACACTTACACATTTGCCCACAACTTTTACTGAAGCAAATGCAAATTGTGCACAACTCCCTGAGGGGGAAtattttagaggtttttaattaGAGCTGAGATGGAAATGGATTTTCTATTTTGTGGGAAACTTCAtgatttggagaaaaaaaattgttccaaaatggaacaaaaccaaagaatTCTAAGCTTCccatgaaacaaaataaattaaaacaaaaatttctgctggatcaaaacattttgtttcaataaaattgaagcattccattctgattttaaccctttaaaactttaaaaaaacatttttataaattaaaatatataaagatttcattttcaaaagttatttcaaaatgaaacatcaaaatgttccatttttaaaatgtaaaaatgctttgtttattttctaaatgaaatttcatcaaaattggcGTTTTTCTAAAAGTTTCTTTAGAGATGAAAATGGCATTTTATTGAAAAATGATTTGGTGAAAAATTTCTGACAAGCTTTACTTATAATGGCCATAAAATTGGCTCCAAGCTAAAATTTGGCAGACAAGAAAGGGATGTTCTTTCTTTTTCACACAGTTTAAAAACATGGATCAGTTCTGTATAAGGTTAAAAAAGGTCAATAAATGGAAATTACTATTTTGAGATTTCTTGGCATTCAGATAATACCAAGTATGAAGTCTAGTCAATTTCCTAAATAGACTTACCTGCTATACAGGAATAACTCTTGATATATTGTACCTAACTATGCATTTATATCATCTAGTGTTACAGCACTAACTATATGTTCAACCAAGACTAGAACCATTTCTGTAGCCAAAGTGACTTTTGAATTTCCTGTAAAAGATGTACAACTTCTATGGCAAATTTTCTTtcctggtttctttctttctttgaatttCCTTACTCTGTTCATttaagacctgatccaaaaccctttgaagtcaatgagagtccttCCATTTACTCTAATGGGCATTGGATTGGCATTTATTGAAAATCTTTAATCATTCTAGAGGATGTGTGTATATTTAAGACATTAAGAatgtctggaattttcaaaagcattcagtatTGCTCTGTGCTCATAGTGAAAGCAATAGCAGTATTgctaaccccaagcattcaaaattcaTAAGTCAGACCTcaagaaatcatgagatttatttaaaaatcataacgtatgaaaaaaaaaacagtgttccTTTTATTTGGCTTCTGTTTTCTAAGTCTTCAGGTCCCACTTCATTCATATTTGCAGAATTTTTGCCGCAGTCATGAGTGTTAgcaatttgctttttttttaaatatgaaagctaagattctcatgTACTCAGCTGCCTTCAGAAGGTAGGGCttgcaaagcaaacaaacatacACAACCctgccatccccacccccaacaccaaATCTTATGAGACTCATGGTATAACAGACACcgttattgacttcaatgggaacagagttaggtcTGCATTCAGCTCTCTTGACAATTCCACTCTAAGATTTTAAAAGAGAATTTAATTAGTAGCAAAGAAAACCCCCCATCTAATTgcttcattttcctttctttttgttagAATGGAATTCGAGTAATGTTTCAGGAGATTAGACAAAGTCTAAAACTTATGGATGATAAAATCGTCTTGCGTCATATCTATGAGCAAGATGCTGGTATTTATGTATGTGATTACATTGTATGTGACAACAGCATCCAGTGGACAATGAGACGAGTAGTTAGAGTAAAAATCATTGGTAAGTAACATATGAACTCAGAATAATAAAATATCTGTAGTAACAACTTATTTTCGATAGTAAATTAGTGTCTCTTTCCTCCCCAGCACTGTTTTTCTTTGTGCTCACATTCTGAAAATCTTGTCCTCTCTCACGTTGACAATgctgtcctctcctggttctatTCCCGCTTCTCCGGCTGTTTCTTCAGAAACCTTTAGTGGGTCTCCTTCTCCCTCCACAATGCAGTGAACCCTTGGCCTGATAACCTGAGGCCTCACTTACAAAATGACTATATGTTAAGAATGTTCAGACCAGGCCATCAGGCTAAACATCATTAAAGTCCTCATCCcaagtccattaaagtcaatagagagattgccattgacttcagtgggctttgggtggAATGTTAAATGTTCAGTAATAACATATAATAGACTGTCTGTAACCTAGAATAATTAATAACCTTATCAGATCTGATTCCATTTTGAGTTTACCATAGCCTAAGACactatacagggccggctccaggcaccagcttgtcaagcaggtgcttggggcggctgctctggagaggggcggcatgcccaggtattcggcggcaattcggcggacggtccctcactccgcctgggagcgaaggacctcctgccaaattgccgccacagatcacgatcgcggctttgtttgtttgtttgttttggctgcttggggcggccaaaaccctggagccggccctgacactaTAGCAACCTTTTCACTACACATAATATAGTCTtatcagttattttattttttattttgtattgcagCACGAAACACTGTCCACACCCCAAACATCTTGTCTCCCAGTGGCGTGAAGACCCTTGACGTAGAAGTTGGTAAGTGGGAATTTTTTGCGGTTCTTTTTCTGGCCTGGAAGGACATTACAATTTAATGGAGTATTGACATTTTACTGGAtgaaagaaaccagtttaaagacATGTATGGATCTTAGGTCCAATGTTTTGTATGGATTAGGTCAAAAACTGAGACAGTGTATGCCTTTGTTGGcatcaaaggggaaaaaatgcatcTCAACCCAGCAACCACTTTCCCATATTAATTAGGAGAAAGATTTTCCAGTGACTTTTGTAAACAGTGTTTCTCTGTTTCCTTTTCACAGGAAAACCTCTTACAATTGAATGCAAAgtattttttggctttgaaaggGATTTTTTGCCCATGATAACTTGGTACAGAGAcaacaaaaaaagtaaaagtgAGCCACTTTTGCAGAAGCCAACACGGTAAGGGgaaaaaccaaccaaacagaaAAACCCAGCTACAAATGTTGGTTACAAATGTCGAGTCTTCAATATCTACTTTATCTTCTTACCTGGAGTCACTGGAAGATCACTAACAGAGTATCAGATAATGTAAGAAAAGTCCACTGAGGATTTTTAGACAAACATATTACATACTAATGTGTATGACACACACATGTTCTTTCTAATATATATAATACACGTTAACACACTACTATGTATGTGtgaatatatgtatgtgtatatataattacatacaaaaaagtatgttaaaagaacattatggtTCTACAGTGAAGCACTGAAAATTTAGCAAGTACCAGGGGTTAGGTTGCTCATGCAATTCCACCCCCTTTTGCATATGTATTAATATACAGAattacagtctttaattaaatgCTCACATAGTATTTCGTCCACAGAACCCTGCCTTGCTCAGTGCACAGAATAGatcaggggtagacaacctatggcacgcgtgccaaaggcggcatgcgagctgattttcagtgacactcacactgcccgggtcctggccaaaagtccgggggcctctgcattttaatttaattttaaatgaaacttcttaaacattttaaaaaccttatttactttatatacaacaatagtttagttatatattatagacttatagaaagagaccttctaaaaacgttaaaaagtattactggcacacaaaaccttaaattagagtgaataaatgaagactcggcacaccacttttgaaaggttgccaacccctggaataGATGGTGCTCAATTAATGAGAAGCTGTTCAATAATTTGATTCTCTTCATACTGAGGTGGCCCTAGGCCTTGTTTACTGCACATTATGCAAACCCAAGactggtgcaacccattaggcgacctaggcagttgcctagggcactagcatttggggggcggcattttgggtccttcggcggcggccggatctttggcctccctggtcgtcttcggcatttaggcagagggagctggggcagggggcgcgaggagggccgcctgcagcaagtaaggggggtgggcagcacgcaggggaaccgctccccgccccagctctcctctgctccgcctcctcccctgagcacgccgccccgctctgcttctctccctcccaggcttgcggcaccaaacagctgattggcgccacaagcctgggaggcgggagaagtggagtggtgaCGGTATGctcggaggaggaggtggaggcggagcagaggtgagttggggcggggagctgccgcatggctccccgggccagagggagctgctgtggggggggggtgcgcctcagggcggtgggtgggggagctgccgtggcGGGGTGCCTTAGGGCAGAGAGCTGCTAcagggctcgggggggagggCTCAAAgaggaagtttcacctagggcgcaaaacatccttgcacccaccCTGTGCAAACCCTGCTCTAAAGAAAAAATGAACAATCTCTTTCTGGGCTTTTCTATAGCTCCCATCTTTATAGAGTCACAAGCAATGTATTTGTCTTCACAGCCCctagtattatcctcattttacaaatgggaattgaggcacagagaagttaagctcaaaagtgtccactaattttggctgcccaatttgagacacccacaacttgatttttcagattacttagcattatatagcactataTATGTTCAAATAATATATAGCTTTACATAAAGCTTTATATGtaggcacagctcccattgacttcagttgcagctcccAATGCAAATCCGGCACCCAGAAAACGAGAGagacacaattagtgaccacctgtgaaaagtttggtttgagCGACTTGCcctgcatcacacaggaactctgtgacaTATGCAGAGACGAATCCAATTCCTCATGGCAGCATTCAACTATCTTGACCAtcagaccctcctttctcttcttgcaatCCCCTGCTTCAGTTACTACATACCTTTgaattctgcaacaaatgaagcaggggtcctacagacactGGTCTCCTTTACTACACAACCTTGGTTAATCcacagagcaggtccatcctgagcactgaatgagacaggggtcatgtggaaaaaatagtatgtgatcatgccattaaagactgtatcataatccATATTCACAGGGGGACTGAATTAAGATTGCGCGGGAGACCTTAATTTGGGtattaacttttgaatgcttggcttttcaaccttaatgttcttttaacatttgtgtgtgtatctgtgtgcatATGGGTGCGTGCATGTAAGCACCctcgcgggccgggccagtttgtttacctgccacgtcggcaggttcggtcgatcgtggctcccactggccgcagttcactgctccaggccaatgggggctgctggaagctgcggccagcacatccctcggcccgcgctgcttcccacagcccccataggcctggagcagcaaaccatggccagtgggagctgcgattggctgaacctgtggatgcggtaggtaaacaaaccggcacggcccaccagggtgcttactctggcgagccgtgtgccagaggttgccagcccctgtcctaggtttaaaaaaaagtgaaaaaacagaaatcCCACAATATGGCATCATATTGATGCCTACGTGGGA
Coding sequences within it:
- the IL18RAP gene encoding interleukin-18 receptor accessory protein isoform X2, encoding MFTFCWILLLLFIKGAEVREFNLTECLYKGPERIYHAITDEEFILECVLPSQHHTHMYNNSFLYKSKVLWFWQQKDGEPVKIISNESTNPTQEGNALWFRPIGINASGVYICMIREEIPCLSNIIKVQAKNNANCSDNGRNELSLLIQTGHSISCPGIHCYNHLRRSPVTWYKNGIRVMFQEIRQSLKLMDDKIVLRHIYEQDAGIYVCDYIVCDNSIQWTMRRVVRVKIIARNTVHTPNILSPSGVKTLDVEVGKPLTIECKVFFGFERDFLPMITWYRDNKKSKSEPLLQKPTRIRVKELEGKSFVHVATLREVTERDLNSNFICFAQNSVGNSTGVLKLKRKERDSKEFDAFVSYAKQDSFESDSTFLNEEQFALEVLPEMLENKYGYKLCLLERDILPGGAYTDDIVTAIQQSRRAIIILSPGYVNGPSIFELQAAVNCALEDNMIKLILIKYKSFQEPESLPPIVKKALKILPVVTWKSSNSNSPNKQFWKYMRYHMPVKNTRGLGKNSLKFFSHRLFSMVINSRKVAWRRQQTKK
- the IL18RAP gene encoding interleukin-18 receptor accessory protein isoform X1; this encodes MFTFCWILLLLFIKGAEVREFNLTECLYKGPERIYHAITDEEFILECVLPSQHHTHMYNNSFLYKSKVLWFWQQKDGEPVKIISNESTNPTQEGNALWFRPIGINASGVYICMIREEIPCLSNIIKVQAKNNANCSDNGRNELSLLIQTGHSISCPGIHCYNHLRRSPVTWYKNGIRVMFQEIRQSLKLMDDKIVLRHIYEQDAGIYVCDYIVCDNSIQWTMRRVVRVKIIARNTVHTPNILSPSGVKTLDVEVGKPLTIECKVFFGFERDFLPMITWYRDNKKSKSEPLLQKPTRIRVKELEGKSFVHVATLREVTERDLNSNFICFAQNSVGNSTGVLKLKRKERALFKFILYGAIAVLVGLLVGSAFVYQHWIEIVLMYRNYLAKDETIGDSKEFDAFVSYAKQDSFESDSTFLNEEQFALEVLPEMLENKYGYKLCLLERDILPGGAYTDDIVTAIQQSRRAIIILSPGYVNGPSIFELQAAVNCALEDNMIKLILIKYKSFQEPESLPPIVKKALKILPVVTWKSSNSNSPNKQFWKYMRYHMPVKNTRGLGKNSLKFFSHRLFSMVINSRKVAWRRQQTKK